A stretch of DNA from Pseudanabaena galeata CCNP1313:
GTTCAAAGATAGGACTGCCACAAAAGACATAATCAGTAAGATGTTTGTCAAACTATTACGAATAAAAATTCTTATTTATTCTACTTTAAGCATTATAAGTATATACAATACATCCCATAAGCAATTAGAACAGGAATATGATAAATATGATCAGCTATTAGATAAAACTTTATCCAGTATTGAATCAAGGTTCAAATTTAATCATTTAATTGATTTGATCTTCGATTTAGGGTCTTGGTGTATTTTTAAGGAGCGTTTTGATTATTTGGATAAGCTATGGAATTATCGACAACCGAAATATGCAAGTGCAAATTGGATTGGCTCAGTGATTATTCCAGAATCTTTAACAACACTCTTTAATATGTATTTTCACACTTCTTTTGCAGAAAGAGGTTTACCTATATATTGGGAAGATCATCATGGTAGTGAAAGATATTACGATATCTACTTTCTTGTATTACTATTGCGAGAATTTTTTAATCAGAGTCGGCAACCAGTAAAAAACAGTTTAAATAACCAAGAACTAATTAACAGATTTAAGGTTCTAGATTCTTATCATCTAGATAGAATTGAATATGTTGTAAATCGTCTTATCTCTCTATCAAGAGATCTAAGTTCTATACCAAATTTATTCAATGAATTATATTTCGATATAAAGCAAACAAATGACATTATTGAAGGAAGTCTAATTCCTTTTCTAGAAAGCCTAAAATTAGAGGCTGACAAACAAATTCAAGAGTTAGTATGCTATCAAAAAATTAGTAATACAAAAGTTGAAGAATTCCAAGAAGATTTCTTAAAAGGATATTATGAGTTAGTATCTGTACGAAATTTATTTGAAGTTTTAAAACTCTGTGATATTAGATTGGATGAATATGTTATATCAAGCCCAGATCTTGAAAAGATTAGCTCTACTCCGAATATTTGGGACAAAGAAATGTTCTTTGAGCAGTGGTATGTAAGTTACGGAAATTCAGGAATTAATTTTGGACAAAGTTTAGCTAGAAAAGAAGATTCTCAATTACTACTAAAAATCATTAAGGCTTCCGTCAGAAAAGAAATGACCTTAGATGAAGTTATTGATTCTTATAATGGTAAATGTGATAATCTGATAATTATAAATATTAATTCCATCCCTGAACAATTGTATAACAATCGAAAATTTCAAGTTAAGTCAAGTTTGAACGAAATAGATGAAGCTTTAGAACTAGTTAACCTGTCTGGTTTTATTGGATTATATGCTTATTCTCAAGATCATAAGATTCCTATTTTTAATTATTATCCTCCAATAAACCCTGAACCAGATATTCCAAAAAGCGCACTTCTTGTTATTGACAAGAATCGTTTAGGTAAACTCGTTCAATACTCTCCAGTTGAAGAAACTACTAAATATCATCAGATTAAAAAACACATAGCATTTAACATTCAAGCATTTGCAGAAAATGACACACTAATGAATGAATTCCTTAACATTAGCCCAAGTATCGATTGGCTTACAGAGAAAGGGGATAAGACACAGCAAGAAAATTACTTGCGAAGTCGAGTTTTAATAGAAATTTATGAGAGATTTAGCTTGGAGCTTGATCCAAACTTTGTTGGGTTTCTCATCCCTAACAATGATAGCAATAACCTCTCTTATCCCTAATTCAAGCTTGACAGAAATAGACTGAGTGCGATCGCTATCATTTGACATAATTTACTACTTACTACTCTCGATTACTAAAGCGCTAGATTTAACTCTACAAAGATTAGACCATATTTATACAAATGTAAGTAGCTAAACTACGCGCAAATCTCGAACATTCCGAACTGCGATCACCTTCGTCATTGAAATGCTGGTGAAAAGATTTTATTTCTACCTGATTGTTAATCGGTGACTAACCCGTTATGGTCAAGGCAACGTTTTGGTAGTCATGGAGGATGGCACAGCGAAGTTTGGTCATGTCTATAGCTTCATTCTAAATCCTACGGATTCCTTAATCCGCAATGTGCAGGACGGCTTTACCTGAATACTGGCGATCGAGTAGCTGCTGAGCGACTTCGGCAACCTTTGTCCACGAAGCTTCTATGCTAATAGGCGTGCGAATTTGACCCGTGGCAACGAGATTTCCTAACCGATTCAGCCCGATCGCTGCGGATTCCACTGCCTTTAGTTCTCGGAATAAAATCAATCCGTACAGCTTCGCACCGCCGATACCATAAAACCGCGACGCATTGAAGGTCACTTCACCGCCACCAGAGGTTCCAAACGACACAAGTACTCCATCGGGCGCGATCAAACCGAGGGCATCGCCAAGTACTTTACCGCCCACTGATTCCGCAATCAGATGATAGGGACCAAATTTGTCATTGCTAAGGTCTTCTCCCAGCACCACTGCATCGGCTCCAGCCGCTTTGACCAAGGCTTCATCCTCTGGTTTGCGAATATGGGCAACCACTCGCGCTCCCGATAGTTTGGCTAACTGGATCGCAAAATTGCCCACACCCCCTGTCGCCGCCGTGATTAGTACGGGCTTCTCTAACAGTGAACCGCCTTGCAAAAGCGCATGATAGGCAGTTAACCCCGCCACAGGTAATGTTGCGGCTTGGGCAAAGGAGACTGAATCAGGTAATTCTGCCAAGGTTTCGGTGGGAACTGCTACCAATTCTCCCCAAGCCCCAAAGCGCAACAAGCCCACAACCCTTGCTCCTTGATTTGGACCCGAACCATCGGCAGCAGCAGTTTCGACTACGCCAGCTAAATCCCATCCTGGTCGCCAACCTGCGTCGGCTGTGGTCGATCGCCTGACTTCTCCACGATTCAGCGAAATGGATGCCACTCGCACCAATGCTTCATGGGGGGCAGGATTAGGTGCATCGAATTCACGGAGAACCAATCTTCCTGTAACAGTGGGATCGACGACAACGGCTCGAATTTTACTCATGATGGAATTCCTCTATTTTATTTCTTGATTTCGTTTGCTAAGGTCGTGATGACTTGAGAGAGGGAGCGATCGCGATCGCGTTCCTCTGGAGTTTCTTTGCCGAGGGAGGTATCTTTGACTAAGCGATAGATATCTGCCGCACCTTGGAAGATATATTCCGTTAAACCCAGTGATTTAAACGTATCGGCAATCTCTTCCATTTCCCCAATCCAGCGATGCGCCTTTGGTGTCATCCCTGGAATCGTTCGGCTTAAATGGTTCAACAATCCTGATTGACTATTGGTTAGTTCCGCTTCTAAGGGAGCATCTAAGCCCAGTTCATGCGCCGCAATCAGCAGTTCAGTGCCGATCGCGGTTAATCCTTTGGTTAGGGCGGCGTAACACATCTTTAGTCCCGAAGCCTGTCCAATTTCATCGCCAATGACGCGAATATCCAGTCCATAGTCTCGCAGGGGAAGCAGTTGATTTGCGTGAGTGCCAGAGGCATAAATGCGGGTCTGGTCGGGAACCCGTGGTGGTGGACCAATAATCGATGCATCCACAAACTGCCCACCTGCTTCCGTGATAATCTGCCCAATTCGTTTAACGCGGTCGGGGGCGATCGCATTTGCATCGACATAGAGCAATGGTTTACCGACTGCCCGAATTATTGGCGCAATTTGCTCTGCGGCTTCTGTGGCAGCAGATGGAACCAGCACCGACAGGATCAGATCGGCTTCGATTACCAGATTTTTGAGCGAGCCAACATCCTCAATCTTTGCCTCAGCCGCTAACTGGCGCGTGCGATCGCTGCGACCGTCTAGAGCTGCCAAGGTATGCAATCCATGTTGGGAAAGCACGATGGCGATCGCCTGTCCCATGTCACCTGGACTCAAAATGCCAACCTTTTGCAGTGTCATATAGTAATCCGCAGAAGCGAGTTTAAGTTATTTGTATCAATAATCTACGGTAAATACTTGGAGTTATCGTAGATTACTTTGCTATGAGCCTAACACTAGATCCCGTCATGAAGCAAGCCCTAAATGGCGATCCCATTCTGCTGATGGGTACAAATCTATTGATATGGTAGCGATCGCCATTTATGGTCATCCACATGAAAAATTATGGCTTTACCGATGATTAGGTTATAGGCTCCTAATGGCTAACGTGCATTGGCAAAATGCAAAACTGTCTCATGGTAGCTCATACAATTTTGGCTTGTGAGTCAATACTTTGTTGCAGTGCTTGAGATCGATGCTCCCAAGCCTGCTCAAATTGTTGGATATCAAATTCGCTCAAATTGGCAAACTCAATTTCCTGCCCCTTAACCTGCAAGATAATTTGGCGATCGCCTCGTAAATTCTCAACTGTCAGAGCATCTCCACTTCGTTGAATACGGTAAGAATTCTTGCCCGTTTCTCCAAAATTATCAGCCCCTAGCTCATTGAGGAGTTGATGGCAGAGCGCGGCGACAAGATGAGCCTTATCCATGCCTTCATGTTCTGGGGTGATTGAGATCTTATTTTCAAGCACATTCTCAGGCTGAATTGGGTTGGGTAATTGTAGAGATCGCAGTCTTTCTAGTTCCAGCGCAAGCTCGGCAAATAAACTATCTGGTAGTCCTTCGGATGCTTGAGGAGAAGATTCTTGACTTGTCGCTTTAGAATTAGCGCCCTGCATCTTTAGAATAATTGGCATATCCCGCACTGGATCGTAACTTACCTGCAAATACTTCTGGAGTCCGCCCCAGCTAAACTCTTTTCCTAATTCATTACCTTGAATGCTGTTATCTCCAAAACTATAGGAAATACCCTTAACCTTCTTATTGCGGGTGTATTTGACATGAGCATCCACTCCTGATTGTCGAAGCTGCTCAATAAACTGGGGCATAGCCATTCCTGCTTTTATCTGCTCCATGATTACCTGCGATATATGAGGCTTCAGGTTATAGATATTAGGTTTTACAATTTCGCTAGCCGAAATTTCCAATTGTTTCAAAATACGCGGCAACGAGTATGCTTTGCCTATGCTTGAGCCAGACAGCCTAACTCCCTCGTATTTGTAAGCAATGCCTCTAGGCTTGCCCTCGTGATCGCGTTCAACTTTTACGCGAATTTGATCGCGATTTAGCTGCTCTATAAAGTCTGGTAGTGACTTGGTATAAGCCAAAGCAGCACTAATCTTGTTAGCAAGTTGCTTCTTGACCGTAGGTTTGCCTGATATTCTCTCCTTTTCAATGTGGCGATAGGTTTCCTCTTGGCGATCGCTTGTCCGACTTGACGGAACTGATGCTAATCCAAAATCCATTTCCAGTTTTCGGATCGATTTTTGGCTGCGCGTCCAATCCCAGCTATCTGAGACAACGGAGCCATCCATCTTCACTCGACTGGTAACTAAATGAACATGCTCATGATTTGCTGTATCGGTGTGCTTCACAGCGACATACTGATTATTGCTAAAATCCATGTCTTTGAGATATTGGGCGATCACCTGCTGCCAAGAAGCATTGTTAAGATGTTCATCAGGACTAAGGCTGAGAGAAACATGACAAACTACTTGATTGAGCATTGGTCGTAACTGTCGAGATAGGGAAAACTCAGTCGCAAGACTACGAGGGCTATCACCATCCATATTTGTGTCAATAATTTCTGCACCAGTTTTTTCCAGCACATAGGACAGGCATCCCCGAAAGCCTCTACCCTTAATGATTTTACCGATCATTCTTTCCTACTCCGCCTGTGGAGTTAAACCTGCGGTCGAAGTAATTTGAGAGCGAACATCGGACATTAATGAAACAAGTTGATTGAGACAACCAGATAACTTTTGAAATTCATCAAGTTGCGACTGCATAGGGCTACCCATCATCACACTTAAATTAGCATCGTGTGTCAACTGGTTAATGTTGGTACCAATTTTATTCAACTCAAATTTCATTTGTCCTAGCAGGTGATATGTGTCCCAATCAACGCTAGTCATTGGAGCTAGTGGTGATAGTGGCTGAAACTTAAAAACTGCATAGCGGACAAATTTACTCGATTTAACATTCAGTTTCTTGGCTTTTGCCTCCAATACAACTTTCTCATTTTCAGTCATGCGTACCGTGAATCTAACGGATAAAGTCATTACTGCTATTCCTAAAGTTTGTTCTGCATAAGTGCTGTTGAAAAAATATTCAAAAACAAGAAATTCGGCGAGATGGACTCGCTAATTACAATCATAGTCTACATTTTTTTGTACAGAACAGAATTTTAAAATATTCTATTTCTACAAAAATTTAATTCTTGCAAAATTAATTGCAAGTCAGTTTTTTTATTTGGAGTTTTGAATTTATTAAGGGGGAATCCAAAGGGGGGATTCCCCCTTGGCAAGCGGTCATGTTGCTGTCGAACAAAAATCAAACGTTAGTGCGATTTCTTGTCCGACAAGCAACATAGCTTGCTCCAAACCCCGCACACCCCTCAAACGGCGCAAACTCGTTCGCAAAAAGTTACAACTAATATACAGAGCGTCTACAGGAGAGTATACAGATAGTCTAACCAATCTCTATCAGAAGTCTACAAATAGTCTACTTAACAGTCTACACAGAGACTACAAATAATCTACAGATGGTCAACCAACAGTTATCACCGAAACTAACTGTAACCTACAGCAATCTACAGGTAGTCTACTTAACAGTCTACACAGAGACTACAATTAATCCACAGATGGTCAACCAACAGTTATCACTAAAACTAACTGTAAACAACAGGCATTCTACACAAAGTCTACAGCAATCTACAGGTAGTCTACTTAACAATCTACATAGAGACTATTCAAAGCCTATAGATAATTAATAAAGAGGCTACTAACAGCCTACAAATAGTTATCATAAAGTCTACTAACAGACTACATATTTTTACACAAAGTCTACAGCAATCTACAGAGAATCTACGCAGAGTCTATATGTAAATCACAAGTATTTTATGTGTGATTTTACAGGAAATTTAACTATGTTCTAAAAAGGATAAGAGCCTACAGAAAATCTATTCACAGTCTACAAACTGTCTACTCAAAGCCTAAAAAAAAAGACTTAATCAAAAATTCTTAAGATGCAATCTGAGTAAAGGTTTCAGCAATTGCAATCAATATTCTTAA
This window harbors:
- a CDS encoding zinc-binding dehydrogenase, producing the protein MSKIRAVVVDPTVTGRLVLREFDAPNPAPHEALVRVASISLNRGEVRRSTTADAGWRPGWDLAGVVETAAADGSGPNQGARVVGLLRFGAWGELVAVPTETLAELPDSVSFAQAATLPVAGLTAYHALLQGGSLLEKPVLITAATGGVGNFAIQLAKLSGARVVAHIRKPEDEALVKAAGADAVVLGEDLSNDKFGPYHLIAESVGGKVLGDALGLIAPDGVLVSFGTSGGGEVTFNASRFYGIGGAKLYGLILFRELKAVESAAIGLNRLGNLVATGQIRTPISIEASWTKVAEVAQQLLDRQYSGKAVLHIAD
- a CDS encoding NAD(P)-dependent oxidoreductase, translated to MTLQKVGILSPGDMGQAIAIVLSQHGLHTLAALDGRSDRTRQLAAEAKIEDVGSLKNLVIEADLILSVLVPSAATEAAEQIAPIIRAVGKPLLYVDANAIAPDRVKRIGQIITEAGGQFVDASIIGPPPRVPDQTRIYASGTHANQLLPLRDYGLDIRVIGDEIGQASGLKMCYAALTKGLTAIGTELLIAAHELGLDAPLEAELTNSQSGLLNHLSRTIPGMTPKAHRWIGEMEEIADTFKSLGLTEYIFQGAADIYRLVKDTSLGKETPEERDRDRSLSQVITTLANEIKK
- a CDS encoding relaxase/mobilization nuclease domain-containing protein — translated: MIGKIIKGRGFRGCLSYVLEKTGAEIIDTNMDGDSPRSLATEFSLSRQLRPMLNQVVCHVSLSLSPDEHLNNASWQQVIAQYLKDMDFSNNQYVAVKHTDTANHEHVHLVTSRVKMDGSVVSDSWDWTRSQKSIRKLEMDFGLASVPSSRTSDRQEETYRHIEKERISGKPTVKKQLANKISAALAYTKSLPDFIEQLNRDQIRVKVERDHEGKPRGIAYKYEGVRLSGSSIGKAYSLPRILKQLEISASEIVKPNIYNLKPHISQVIMEQIKAGMAMPQFIEQLRQSGVDAHVKYTRNKKVKGISYSFGDNSIQGNELGKEFSWGGLQKYLQVSYDPVRDMPIILKMQGANSKATSQESSPQASEGLPDSLFAELALELERLRSLQLPNPIQPENVLENKISITPEHEGMDKAHLVAALCHQLLNELGADNFGETGKNSYRIQRSGDALTVENLRGDRQIILQVKGQEIEFANLSEFDIQQFEQAWEHRSQALQQSIDSQAKIV
- a CDS encoding plasmid mobilization protein; its protein translation is MTLSVRFTVRMTENEKVVLEAKAKKLNVKSSKFVRYAVFKFQPLSPLAPMTSVDWDTYHLLGQMKFELNKIGTNINQLTHDANLSVMMGSPMQSQLDEFQKLSGCLNQLVSLMSDVRSQITSTAGLTPQAE